In the Malus domestica chromosome 16, GDT2T_hap1 genome, one interval contains:
- the LOC103402880 gene encoding casparian strip membrane protein 1 produces MKAGGGPVVKFTEASKPIPKIKASRVLAVLDFTLRVVAVLGTLASAIAMGTSRETLPFATRFIRFRARYKDLPTLTFFVMTNSIVCAYLVLSLTVSIVHIIWTAAVNSRIILIISDTVMMGLVTAGASAATAIVYLAHYGNPSTNWFAFCQQFNSFCGRISGSLIGSFIAITVLLLLIIMSSVAISRR; encoded by the exons ATGAAGGCAGGAGGAGGACCAGTTGTTAAGTTTACTGAAGCCTCGAAACCGATCCCGAAAATCAAGGCGAGCAGAGTACTCGCTGTTCTAGACTTCACTCTTCGAGTAGTTGCAGTCCTCGGAACATTAGCTAGTGCCATAGCTATGGGAACTAGCAGGGAAACACTTCCCTTCGCCACGCGGTTTATTCGCTTCAGGGCTCGGTACAAGGATCTTCCCACGTTAAC GTTCTTTGTGATGACCAATTCAATCGTATGTGCCTACCTTGTGCTTTCCCTTACTGTATCTATTGTCCATATCATCTGGACTGCAGCAGTAAACAGTAGGATCATCTTGATCATCTCGGACACG GTGATGATGGGGCTTGTTACTGCCGGAGCTTCAGCAGCTACAGCCATAGTGTACCTGGCGCACTACGGGAACCCCAGCACCAACTGGTTCGCATTCTGTCAGCAGTTCAACAGCTTCTGTGGGCGCATTTCCGGGTCTCTCATTGGCTCCTTCATTGCCATAACTGTACTTCTACTGCTAATCATCATGTCATCTGTGGCAATTTCTCGACGCTGA